In a single window of the Anabas testudineus chromosome 19, fAnaTes1.2, whole genome shotgun sequence genome:
- the LOC113156616 gene encoding glucagon receptor-like: MASGKVLEETYWKWVQYKESCVKMIKDEPVPKVGLFCNRTFDKYACWPDAPAGSLVNISCPFYLPWYEKVSQGVVRQRCGFDGLWEKEDSGQVWRDMTQCEEEKEITSQELWFKQLMVSFRMLYTVGYSLSLFTLVMALIILFSFRKLHCTRNYIHANLFLSFILRAVSVIVKDTMLERHWGRQIIKQADVSEMLSHQAALGCRIAQVMMQYCVLANHYWFFGEAIYLHSVLIASVFIDNNKYLPYICLGWGIPLLFVVPWVVMKLLNENKECWAVNENMSYWWIIRFPILFASLINFLIFMKILKVILSKLQASNQCGYPDYKLRLAKATLTLIPLFGIHEIIFIFATDEQTAGVLRYIKVFFTLFLTSFQGFLVAVLYCYANKEVRTELRRKFHNWSTKAGMVCCGR; the protein is encoded by the exons ATGGCTAGTGGGAAAGTATTGGAGGAGACATACTGGAAGTGGGTCCAGTATAAAGAAAGCTGTGTCAAAATGATTAAAGATGAGCCGGTACCTAAAG TGGGCTTGTTCTGTAACAGGACATTTGACAAATACGCATGTTGGCCAGATGCTCCAGCAGGCTCACTGGTGAACATTTCATGCCCTTTCTACCTGCCCTGGTATGAGAAAG TGTCTCAGGGTGTTGTTCGTCAAAGGTGTGGCTTTGATGGCCTCTGGGAAAAAGAAGACAGTGGGCAGGTGTGGAGGGACATGACTCAgtgtgaggaggaaaaagagatcACATCTCAGGAG CTGTGGTTCAAGCAGCTGATGGTGAGCTTCAGGATGTTGTACACTGTCGGCTATTCCTTGTCCCTCTTCACGCTCGTAATGGCTCTTATCATTCTTTTTAGTTTCAG GAAGTTGCATTGCACCAGGAACTACATCCATGCTAATCTCTTCCTGTCCTTTATCCTGCGAGCTGTATCTGTAATTGTAAAAGACACTATGCTGGAACGCCACTGGGGACGACAAATCATAAAACAGGCCGATGTGAGCGAGATGCTTAGTCACCAG GCTGCTCTTGGCTGCAGGATAGCACAGGTGATGATGCAGTACTGTGTCCTGGCCAATCACTATTGGTTCTTTGGAGAGGCTATTTATTTGCATTCTGTACTTATTGCGTCAGTGTTCATTGACAACAACAAATACCTCCCATATATCTGTCTTGGCTGGG GAATACCTCTGCTATTTGTGGTTCCCTGGGTAGTGATGAAGCTCCTGAACGAAAACAAAGA GTGCTGGGCTGTCAATGAGAACATGAGCTACTGGTGGATTATCCGTTTCCCGATACTTTTTGCTTCACTA ATTAACTTTCTGATTTTCATGAAGATCCTGAAGGTCATTCTTTCCAAATTACAAGCAAGCAACCAGTGTGGATACCCTGATTACAAGCTTCG GCTTGCCAAGGCGACCCTAACCCTCATCCCTCTGTTTGGAATTCATGAGATCATCTTCATCTTCGCCACAGATGAGCAGACAGCAGGTGTTCTGCGCTACATCAAAGTCTTCTTTACTCTATTTCTCACTTCATTTCAA GGCTTTCTGGTAGCTGTGCTCTACTGCTATGCTAACAAAGAG GTGAGGacagagctgaggaggaagtTTCACAACTGGAGTACAAAGGCAGGGATGGTGTGCTGTGGACGGTGA